A window of Methanobrevibacter olleyae contains these coding sequences:
- a CDS encoding nucleotidyltransferase domain-containing protein, whose amino-acid sequence MNNRVEIAREFAEAIKSDKIIKIILFGSVARGEDSEESDIDILIISNEWEQIDSLITDEVFKVVLDKQELISPYVLSEKQFNETKDFNFLTNVLEDGVVIG is encoded by the coding sequence ATGAATAATCGTGTTGAAATTGCTCGTGAGTTTGCAGAGGCTATTAAATCAGATAAAATTATAAAGATTATATTATTTGGTTCTGTAGCTCGTGGGGAAGATAGTGAAGAGTCTGATATTGATATTTTGATTATTTCTAATGAGTGGGAACAAATTGATTCTCTAATTACTGATGAGGTTTTTAAAGTTGTTTTAGATAAACAAGAGCTTATTTCCCCATATGTTTTATCTGAAAAACAGTTTAATGAAACAAAGGACTTTAATTTCTTAACTAATGTTTTAGAGGATGGTGTAGTAATTGGATGA